In Paraconexibacter algicola, the following proteins share a genomic window:
- a CDS encoding lysophospholipid acyltransferase family protein has product MLLRLFSYAYWAVIGITCPIFFVGAVLVWLVTLPFDRRKVVLHMYSCAWALFYVTLNPIWRLDVRGREHLPWRGPAVIVANHASLIDILVLFGLLRPFKWVSKAENFKIPFVGWNMTLNGYVPLVRGDRASVIDMLATCSRLLQCGNPVLFFPEGTRSKDGRLRPFKDGAFELAIQHGVPLIPVAVDGTAQALPKHGMVLEEHVRATVQILEPMDPADYADVAALREATRERIATALGQH; this is encoded by the coding sequence GTGCTGCTGCGACTCTTCTCCTACGCCTACTGGGCGGTCATCGGGATCACCTGCCCGATCTTCTTCGTCGGGGCCGTCCTCGTCTGGCTGGTGACGCTGCCGTTCGACCGGCGCAAGGTCGTGCTGCACATGTACTCGTGCGCGTGGGCGCTGTTCTACGTGACGCTCAACCCGATCTGGCGGCTCGACGTCCGTGGGCGGGAGCACCTGCCGTGGCGGGGCCCGGCGGTGATCGTCGCCAACCACGCGTCGCTGATCGACATCCTCGTCCTGTTCGGGCTGCTGCGCCCGTTCAAGTGGGTGTCCAAGGCGGAGAACTTCAAGATCCCGTTCGTCGGCTGGAACATGACGCTCAACGGCTACGTGCCGCTGGTGCGCGGCGACCGCGCGTCGGTGATCGACATGCTGGCCACCTGCTCGCGGCTGCTGCAGTGCGGCAACCCGGTGCTGTTCTTCCCCGAGGGGACGCGGTCGAAGGACGGACGGCTGCGCCCCTTCAAGGACGGAGCGTTCGAGCTGGCGATCCAGCACGGCGTGCCGCTGATCCCGGTCGCCGTGGACGGGACCGCGCAGGCGCTCCCCAAGCACGGCATGGTCCTCGAGGAGCACGTCCGGGCGACGGTGCAGATTCTCGAGCCGATGGACCCGGCCGACTACGCCGACGTCGCCGCCCTGCGCGAGGCCACCCGCGAGCGGATCGCCACCGCGCTCGGCCAGCACTGA
- the uvrB gene encoding excinuclease ABC subunit UvrB produces the protein MPPFRLDSTFSPAADQPQAIEKIAAAVERGDRFTTLLGATGTGKTMTMAATIEKLQRPTLVMAHNKTLAAQLCNEFRTFFPDNAVEYFVSYYDYYQPEAYVPSRDLYIEKDSAINEEIDRLRHAATAALFARRDVLIVASVSAIYGMGSPETYDENLQTLRKGEEIDRDALLRKLVSIQYVRNDTALGRGSFRVRGESLEIFPAYAESAYRATLFGDEVERLQHFDPLTGELLQDDLEHVSIWPATHYNVKEGQIEAAVAEIGRELNERCTELEAEGKLLESHRLRQRTQYDMEMLKEMGFCNGIENYSRILDGRRPGERPYCLVDYFPDDFVVFLDESHQTVPQIGGMFEGDRSRKQTLVDYGFRLPSAMDNRPQKFDEFLSITPQIVFVSATPGQYERRNSGEVVEQIVRPTGIVDPHIDVRETKNQIDDLMNEVRTRVEKEERVLVTTLTKKMSEDLTDYLLEMGFKVRYLHSEVDTLERIQIIRDLRLGEYDVLVGVNLLREGLDIPEVSLVAILDADKEGFLRGETSLIQTIGRAARNADGTVIMYADKRTAAMDAAISETERRREIQLAYNEKHGITAASIVKGVSDIAEFLMAEGKTPKGRKRSERKKLKTDGMSTGELEKAIAELEEEMLAAAEELRFEYAARLRDEIRGLNRELATARNNAPAGA, from the coding sequence GTGCCGCCCTTCCGCCTCGACTCGACGTTCAGCCCCGCCGCCGACCAGCCCCAGGCGATCGAGAAGATCGCCGCGGCCGTCGAGCGCGGCGACCGCTTCACGACGCTCCTGGGCGCCACCGGCACCGGCAAGACGATGACGATGGCCGCCACGATCGAGAAGCTCCAGCGGCCGACGCTCGTGATGGCGCACAACAAGACGCTCGCCGCCCAGCTGTGCAACGAGTTCCGCACGTTCTTCCCCGACAACGCGGTCGAGTACTTCGTCTCCTACTACGACTACTACCAGCCCGAGGCGTACGTCCCGAGCCGCGACCTCTACATCGAGAAGGACTCGGCGATCAACGAGGAGATCGACCGGCTGCGCCACGCCGCCACCGCCGCGCTGTTCGCCCGCCGCGACGTCCTCATCGTCGCGTCGGTCTCCGCGATCTACGGCATGGGCTCGCCCGAGACCTACGACGAGAACCTCCAGACGCTGCGCAAGGGGGAGGAGATCGACCGCGACGCGCTGCTGCGCAAGCTCGTGTCGATCCAGTACGTGCGCAACGACACCGCGCTCGGCCGCGGCTCGTTCCGGGTCCGCGGCGAGTCGCTGGAGATCTTCCCCGCCTACGCCGAGTCCGCCTACCGCGCGACGCTGTTCGGGGACGAGGTCGAGCGGCTGCAGCACTTCGACCCGCTCACCGGCGAGTTGCTGCAGGACGACCTCGAGCACGTCTCGATCTGGCCCGCGACGCACTACAACGTCAAGGAGGGGCAGATCGAGGCCGCCGTCGCCGAGATCGGCCGCGAGCTGAACGAGCGCTGCACCGAGCTCGAGGCGGAGGGCAAGCTCCTGGAGTCCCACCGGCTGCGCCAGCGCACGCAGTACGACATGGAGATGCTCAAGGAGATGGGCTTCTGCAACGGGATCGAGAACTACTCGCGGATCCTCGATGGACGGCGGCCCGGCGAGCGGCCGTACTGCCTCGTCGACTACTTCCCCGACGACTTCGTCGTGTTCCTCGACGAGTCCCACCAGACCGTGCCGCAGATCGGCGGCATGTTCGAGGGCGACCGCTCGCGCAAGCAGACCCTCGTCGACTACGGCTTCCGGCTCCCGTCGGCGATGGACAACCGCCCGCAGAAGTTCGACGAGTTCCTCTCGATCACGCCGCAGATCGTCTTCGTCTCCGCCACCCCCGGCCAGTACGAGCGGCGCAACAGCGGCGAGGTCGTCGAGCAGATCGTCCGGCCGACCGGGATCGTCGACCCGCACATCGACGTCCGCGAGACGAAGAACCAGATCGACGACCTCATGAACGAGGTCCGCACGCGGGTCGAGAAGGAGGAGCGCGTCCTCGTCACCACGCTGACGAAGAAGATGAGCGAGGACCTCACCGACTACCTGCTGGAGATGGGCTTCAAGGTCCGCTACCTCCACAGCGAGGTCGACACGCTCGAGCGCATCCAGATCATCCGCGACCTGCGGCTCGGCGAGTACGACGTGCTCGTCGGCGTCAACCTCCTGCGCGAGGGCCTCGACATCCCCGAGGTGTCGCTCGTCGCGATCCTCGACGCCGACAAGGAGGGCTTCCTGCGTGGGGAGACCTCGCTCATCCAGACGATCGGCCGCGCCGCGCGCAACGCCGACGGCACCGTGATCATGTACGCCGACAAGCGCACCGCCGCGATGGACGCCGCGATCTCCGAGACCGAGCGGCGGCGCGAGATCCAGCTCGCCTACAACGAGAAGCACGGCATCACCGCCGCGTCGATCGTCAAGGGCGTCAGCGACATCGCCGAGTTCCTCATGGCCGAGGGCAAGACGCCGAAGGGCCGCAAGCGCAGCGAGCGCAAGAAGCTTAAGACCGACGGGATGTCCACCGGCGAGCTCGAGAAGGCGATCGCCGAGCTCGAGGAGGAGATGCTCGCCGCCGCCGAGGAGCTGCGGTTCGAGTACGCGGCCCGGCTGCGCGACGAGATCCGCGGGCTCAACCGGGAGCTCGCCACCGCGCGCAACAACGCGCCCGCCGGCGCCTGA
- a CDS encoding lytic transglycosylase domain-containing protein: protein MSPRPATATHRAAPRPAPRARTAQRRRVDALAARRAAAARRRQLRRRRAALVVTALLSLAGGGTLLAPTFNDAVQEITLPLKHEDIIRQQAADKGLDPALIAAVIFAESHFRDQTSSAGAKGLMQLTPATAHYIADKSGGVTFETGDLSTPQVNISYGSYYLRYLLDKYEGNTTLALAAYNGGEGNVDRWRSERGGQLRVQDIPFPETRTYVAKVQQARRDYRTSYAAELGL, encoded by the coding sequence ATGAGCCCGCGTCCCGCCACCGCCACCCACCGCGCCGCCCCGCGCCCCGCCCCGCGGGCCCGCACCGCCCAGCGGCGGCGCGTCGACGCGCTCGCGGCCCGGCGGGCGGCCGCCGCCCGCCGGCGCCAGCTGCGCCGGCGTCGTGCCGCGCTGGTGGTCACCGCGCTGCTGTCGCTCGCGGGGGGCGGCACGCTGCTCGCGCCGACGTTCAACGACGCGGTGCAGGAGATCACCCTGCCGCTGAAGCACGAGGACATCATCCGCCAGCAGGCCGCCGACAAGGGCCTGGACCCGGCGCTGATCGCCGCGGTGATCTTCGCCGAGTCGCACTTCCGCGACCAGACGTCCTCGGCCGGGGCGAAGGGCCTGATGCAGCTCACGCCCGCGACCGCGCACTACATCGCCGACAAGTCCGGCGGCGTCACGTTCGAGACCGGGGACCTCTCGACGCCGCAGGTCAACATCTCCTACGGCTCGTACTACCTGCGCTACCTGCTCGACAAGTACGAGGGGAACACGACGCTCGCGCTCGCCGCCTACAACGGCGGGGAGGGGAACGTCGACCGCTGGCGCTCCGAGCGCGGCGGGCAGCTGCGCGTGCAGGACATCCCGTTCCCGGAGACCCGCACCTACGTCGCGAAGGTCCAGCAGGCCCGCCGCGACTACCGCACGAGCTACGCGGCCGAGCTCGGCCTGTAG
- a CDS encoding DivIVA domain-containing protein — MALDPQSIEKKDFPIGRRGYEPEAVDAHLAAISAEVEQLKRAKGAPASAGAASLALAASEQVRSIVEAAESSAAAIEAAAQDEAARIRAEAQSDAQGTRDDAVAKSAEHVGKVAESTQLMLQRVDAMESELGALIESLRTGANRLNADLTLLQGNMGELYGAAGSTVEPLPPVPAPAPVAADPEPEPAAAAAEPEAAPVEEPAAAEEAPGLFASTETAAPAEAPKADAAPAEGGDVEGARLIALNMALNGSSREETDTYLSENFDLADRAALLDEVYATIG, encoded by the coding sequence TTGGCACTGGACCCGCAGTCCATCGAGAAGAAGGACTTCCCCATCGGCCGCCGCGGCTACGAGCCCGAGGCCGTCGACGCGCACCTCGCGGCGATCAGCGCCGAGGTCGAGCAGCTGAAGCGCGCCAAGGGCGCTCCCGCGTCCGCCGGCGCCGCGTCGCTGGCGCTCGCCGCGTCCGAGCAGGTCCGCTCGATCGTCGAGGCCGCCGAGTCCAGCGCCGCCGCCATCGAGGCTGCCGCGCAGGACGAGGCCGCCCGCATCCGCGCCGAGGCGCAGAGCGACGCGCAGGGCACCCGCGACGACGCGGTCGCCAAGAGCGCCGAGCACGTCGGCAAGGTCGCGGAGTCCACGCAGCTGATGCTGCAGCGGGTCGACGCGATGGAGAGCGAGCTGGGCGCCCTGATCGAGAGCCTGCGCACCGGGGCCAACCGGCTCAACGCGGACCTCACGCTGCTGCAGGGCAACATGGGCGAGCTCTACGGGGCCGCCGGCTCCACGGTGGAGCCGCTGCCGCCGGTCCCGGCGCCCGCACCGGTCGCGGCCGACCCGGAGCCCGAGCCCGCCGCCGCGGCGGCCGAGCCGGAGGCCGCGCCCGTCGAGGAGCCCGCGGCCGCCGAGGAGGCGCCCGGCCTGTTCGCCTCCACCGAGACGGCGGCTCCCGCCGAGGCCCCGAAGGCCGACGCCGCACCCGCCGAGGGCGGGGACGTCGAGGGCGCCCGGCTGATCGCGCTGAACATGGCGCTCAACGGCTCCAGCCGCGAGGAGACCGACACATACCTCAGCGAGAACTTCGACCTCGCCGACCGGGCCGCGCTGCTCGACGAGGTCTACGCCACCATCGGCTGA
- the rarD gene encoding EamA family transporter RarD has protein sequence MRTGVLSGVAAYGLWGLFPLYFPLVDRAGPVELLAHRIGWSLLFVGAFLALRRQLGPVGALLRDRRRLRLLTLSAVMIAGNWGLYIYAVTTDRVIEAALGYFINPLLSVGLGLALFGERLRPAQTAALGLGTVAVVVLAAFSATGFPWIAVSLAVLFAGYGLVKKLADVGAAEGLMVETLVLAGPAALFLGVLAARGDGTFTTEGVGHALLLVAAGPVTAIPLVLFSACVTRVPLSTVGLLQYLAPVLQFLIGWLVAGETMPAARWAGFALVWTALVVLSADALRASAAGRRAATSGDAEPQPMVA, from the coding sequence ATGCGCACCGGTGTGCTGTCCGGCGTCGCCGCCTACGGGCTGTGGGGCCTCTTTCCCCTGTACTTCCCGCTCGTCGACCGTGCGGGCCCGGTCGAGCTGCTCGCCCACCGGATCGGCTGGTCGCTGCTGTTCGTCGGCGCGTTCCTGGCGCTCCGGCGGCAGCTCGGCCCGGTCGGGGCGCTGCTGCGGGACCGGCGGCGCCTGCGCCTGCTGACGCTCTCGGCGGTGATGATCGCCGGGAACTGGGGGCTCTACATCTACGCCGTGACGACCGACCGGGTGATCGAGGCGGCGCTCGGCTACTTCATCAACCCGCTGCTGAGCGTCGGTCTGGGGCTGGCGCTGTTCGGGGAGCGGCTGCGGCCGGCGCAGACGGCCGCCCTGGGGCTGGGCACCGTGGCGGTGGTCGTCCTCGCCGCCTTCTCCGCGACCGGGTTCCCGTGGATCGCGGTCAGCCTCGCGGTCCTCTTCGCCGGCTACGGGCTCGTGAAGAAGCTCGCGGACGTCGGGGCCGCGGAGGGCCTGATGGTGGAGACGCTCGTGCTCGCCGGGCCCGCCGCGCTGTTCCTCGGCGTGCTCGCCGCCCGGGGGGACGGCACGTTCACCACCGAGGGGGTCGGGCACGCGCTGCTGCTGGTGGCGGCCGGGCCCGTGACGGCGATCCCGCTCGTGCTGTTCTCGGCCTGCGTGACCCGGGTGCCGCTGTCGACGGTCGGGCTGCTGCAGTACCTCGCCCCCGTCCTGCAGTTCCTGATCGGCTGGCTGGTCGCCGGGGAGACGATGCCGGCGGCCCGCTGGGCGGGCTTCGCGCTCGTGTGGACGGCGCTGGTGGTGCTCAGCGCGGACGCGCTGCGGGCGTCGGCCGCCGGGCGCCGAGCGGCGACCAGCGGCGACGCGGAGCCTCAGCCGATGGTGGCGTAG
- a CDS encoding A/G-specific adenine glycosylase, translated as MAQADLHAAVLDWYGRVARDLPWRRTRDPYAILVSEVMLQQTQVARVVPRYEAWLDRWPDDASLAAAPTAEVLAAWVGLGYNSRAVRLQEACRVVARDGWPRTAAGLRALPGVGPYTAAAVASFAFGEQVAAVDTNVRRVAQRLGRGEPEALLPPGRAADWNQAMMELGATVCRARDAACDGCPVAKRCASAGRVQIAPRARGGTRERFEDTNRWARGRIVEALAAGGPLPAMDPQRLRRALDGLVRDGLVVRDGDDVRLP; from the coding sequence GTGGCGCAGGCCGACCTGCACGCGGCCGTCCTGGACTGGTACGGCCGCGTCGCCCGGGACCTCCCGTGGCGCCGGACCCGCGACCCGTACGCGATCCTCGTCAGCGAGGTCATGCTCCAGCAGACCCAGGTGGCGCGGGTCGTGCCGCGCTACGAGGCGTGGCTCGACCGCTGGCCCGACGACGCGTCGCTGGCGGCCGCCCCGACCGCCGAGGTGCTCGCGGCCTGGGTCGGCCTCGGCTACAACAGCCGCGCGGTGCGACTGCAGGAGGCCTGCCGCGTGGTCGCCCGGGACGGCTGGCCGCGCACCGCCGCCGGGCTGCGGGCGCTCCCCGGCGTCGGCCCGTACACCGCCGCCGCGGTCGCGTCGTTCGCGTTCGGCGAGCAGGTCGCGGCCGTCGACACGAACGTGCGCCGCGTCGCGCAGCGGCTCGGACGGGGGGAGCCCGAGGCGCTGCTGCCGCCCGGCCGGGCCGCGGACTGGAACCAGGCGATGATGGAGCTCGGCGCCACCGTCTGCCGGGCGCGCGACGCCGCCTGCGACGGCTGCCCGGTCGCCAAGCGGTGCGCCTCCGCGGGCCGGGTGCAGATCGCGCCGCGCGCCCGCGGCGGGACCCGCGAGCGGTTCGAGGACACCAACCGCTGGGCCCGGGGCCGGATCGTCGAGGCGCTCGCCGCGGGCGGGCCGCTGCCCGCGATGGACCCGCAGCGGCTGCGCCGCGCGCTCGACGGCCTCGTGCGCGACGGGCTCGTCGTGCGGGACGGCGACGACGTCCGCCTGCCCTGA
- a CDS encoding sensor histidine kinase, with amino-acid sequence MSLPRPIPPARDTPISGPPSDPAPVRHDRRAPGHGRAAGIAARLSAEPGSVDELTRREGAVTLARGRLALTTATAAAAFLGPTREDGLWVLLVLGVAWTLWTNLRVLRHRRLPLPLLWCSLVDGLFVAAAFPLSGGTDSLVAVPLIAIPSLLTVLYTPRETGLLPVVPYLAFLACAIVEIASGDGDAARTLLVVTLALAATMVIAVLASRVRVRAAARTSELYALRRGLLAQALAAEERASRRLSEALHDHALQTLLAAAQDLGEVVPRDDASRATLLHAQRNLADGIGDLRRTVRQLHPITLSSGGLAGAIARLAHEQAERTGFEARVDVDEAACGRHDELVFSLVRELVTNAAKHADADQVVVRVEATDGWIDLEVVDDGVGMADGREQEAVGDGHIGLASTRERVEAAGGWLVVESAQARGTAVRVRLPG; translated from the coding sequence ATGAGCCTGCCGCGACCCATCCCACCCGCTCGTGACACACCGATTTCAGGGCCGCCATCGGACCCCGCCCCGGTCCGTCATGACCGCCGTGCCCCGGGTCACGGCCGTGCCGCAGGGATCGCCGCGCGGCTCTCGGCGGAGCCCGGGAGCGTCGACGAGCTCACGCGCCGGGAGGGCGCCGTCACGCTCGCGCGCGGTCGCCTGGCCCTCACCACGGCCACCGCGGCCGCCGCGTTCCTCGGCCCGACCCGCGAGGACGGCCTGTGGGTCCTGCTCGTCCTCGGCGTCGCCTGGACGCTGTGGACGAACCTCCGCGTCCTGCGCCACCGGCGGCTGCCGCTGCCGCTGCTGTGGTGCTCGCTCGTCGACGGACTGTTCGTCGCCGCCGCGTTCCCGCTGAGCGGCGGGACCGACAGCCTCGTCGCCGTGCCGCTGATCGCCATCCCGTCGCTCCTCACGGTCCTGTACACGCCGCGCGAGACCGGGCTGCTCCCGGTCGTCCCGTACCTGGCGTTCCTCGCCTGCGCGATCGTCGAGATCGCCAGCGGCGACGGGGACGCGGCCCGCACCCTGCTGGTCGTCACGCTCGCGCTCGCCGCCACGATGGTCATCGCCGTGCTCGCCAGCCGCGTCCGCGTCCGGGCCGCGGCCCGCACGAGCGAGCTGTACGCGCTGCGCCGCGGTCTGCTCGCGCAGGCGCTCGCGGCGGAGGAGCGCGCCAGCCGGCGGCTCTCGGAGGCGCTGCACGACCACGCGCTGCAGACGCTGCTGGCGGCCGCCCAGGACCTCGGGGAGGTCGTGCCCCGGGACGACGCCTCCCGCGCGACGCTGCTGCACGCGCAGCGCAACCTCGCCGACGGGATCGGCGACCTGCGCCGCACGGTCCGCCAGCTGCACCCGATCACGCTGTCCAGCGGTGGCCTGGCCGGGGCGATCGCGCGCCTGGCGCACGAGCAGGCCGAGCGCACCGGCTTCGAGGCCCGGGTCGACGTCGACGAGGCCGCCTGCGGACGCCACGACGAGCTCGTCTTCTCGCTCGTGCGCGAGCTCGTCACCAACGCCGCCAAGCACGCCGACGCCGACCAGGTCGTCGTCCGCGTCGAGGCGACCGACGGCTGGATCGACCTCGAGGTCGTCGACGACGGCGTCGGGATGGCCGACGGCCGCGAGCAGGAGGCGGTCGGCGACGGGCACATCGGCCTGGCGTCCACGCGCGAGCGGGTCGAGGCCGCGGGCGGCTGGCTCGTCGTCGAGTCCGCGCAGGCGCGCGGGACCGCGGTGCGCGTGCGGCTCCCGGGCTGA
- the uvrA gene encoding excinuclease ABC subunit UvrA produces MAQRNQIVVSGAREHNLKNIDVTLPRDALVVITGLSGSGKSSLAFDTIYAEGQRRYVESLSAYARQFLGQMDKPDVDSIEGLSPAISIDQKTTSRNPRSTVGTVTEIYDYLRLLWARIGRPHCHICGKPIQGQSAEQIIDQVMEQPEGTRFMVLAPIVRGRKGEFGKVFEELQADGFARVKIDGELRQLADEEIVLDKKFKHDVSVVVDRLVMRPEIRKRLADSIETAVALADGMVEIETVPREGDGEPVLTLYSEKFACPDHGASIAELEPRIFSFNSPHGACERCTGLGHQMEIDPEMVVPDASLSINEGAIAPWAGSSSSYYEQMSIALSEVYDIDLDAAWADLDEDAREVFLHGTRGTAVGVTYTNRYGRKRSYATKFEGVIPNLERRYRETDSEWSRDKIEEFMSMRPCPACKGSRLRPESRAVLVGGYAIHEFCALSVKRALVWLDEVELTDTERHIARLIFREIEERLRFLDNVGIGYLSMDRAASTLSGGEAQRIRLATQIGSALVGVLYVLDEPSIGLHQRDNTKLIATLERLRDLGNTVLVVEHDEQTMIAADHVVDMGPGAGEHGGAIIAQGTAAQVAKVKKSLTGQFLAGTRRVEVPAQRRTPSGHLEIRGAKQHNLRGVDVRVPLGTLTCVTGVSGSGKSTLVNEVLYKAVANKLHRARNRPGSHTAVLGLDALDKIIQVDQSPIGRTPRSNPATYTGLFDVIRDLFSKTQEARARGYKAGRFSFNVKGGRCEVCAGDGQIKIEMHFLPDVYVPCEQCHGKRYNKETLDIRFKGKSIADVLDMPVEEAVVFFENIPKIRRRLETLNDVGLGYIRLGQPATTLSGGEAQRVKLATELSKIGTGQTLYILDEPTTGLHFADVQKLLEVLHRLVDQGNSVVVIEHNLDVIKTADRLIDMGPEGGEEGGQVVAQGTPEDVAAEPASHTGRFLAELLDPAASPAAPAAAAKKKTKPARRKPAGAAA; encoded by the coding sequence ATGGCGCAGCGCAACCAGATCGTCGTCAGCGGTGCTCGCGAGCACAACCTCAAGAACATCGACGTGACGCTCCCGCGCGACGCGCTCGTCGTGATCACGGGGCTCTCGGGCTCCGGCAAGTCGTCGCTGGCGTTCGACACGATCTACGCGGAGGGGCAGCGCCGCTACGTCGAGTCGCTGAGCGCCTACGCGCGCCAGTTCCTCGGGCAGATGGACAAGCCGGACGTCGACTCGATCGAGGGGCTGTCGCCGGCGATCTCGATCGACCAGAAGACGACGTCGCGCAACCCGCGCTCGACCGTCGGCACCGTCACCGAGATCTACGACTACCTGCGGCTGCTCTGGGCCCGGATCGGGCGGCCGCACTGCCACATCTGCGGCAAGCCGATCCAGGGGCAGTCCGCCGAGCAGATCATCGACCAGGTCATGGAGCAGCCCGAGGGCACGCGCTTCATGGTCCTCGCCCCGATCGTGCGCGGCCGCAAGGGCGAGTTCGGCAAGGTCTTCGAGGAGCTGCAGGCCGACGGCTTCGCGCGCGTGAAGATCGACGGGGAGCTGCGGCAGCTCGCCGACGAGGAGATCGTCCTCGACAAGAAGTTCAAGCACGACGTCTCGGTCGTCGTCGACCGACTCGTCATGCGCCCCGAAATCCGCAAGCGGCTCGCCGACTCGATCGAGACCGCGGTCGCGCTCGCGGACGGGATGGTCGAGATCGAAACGGTCCCGCGCGAGGGCGACGGCGAGCCCGTGCTGACGCTCTACTCGGAGAAGTTCGCCTGTCCCGACCACGGGGCGTCGATCGCCGAGCTCGAGCCGCGGATCTTCTCGTTCAACTCGCCGCACGGCGCATGCGAGCGGTGCACCGGGCTGGGGCACCAGATGGAGATCGACCCGGAGATGGTCGTCCCCGACGCGTCGCTGTCGATCAACGAGGGCGCGATCGCGCCGTGGGCCGGGTCGAGCTCGAGCTACTACGAGCAGATGTCGATCGCGCTCAGCGAGGTCTACGACATCGACCTCGACGCCGCGTGGGCCGATCTCGACGAGGACGCGCGCGAGGTGTTCCTGCACGGCACCCGCGGCACCGCCGTCGGCGTGACGTACACGAACCGCTACGGGCGCAAGCGGTCGTACGCGACGAAGTTCGAGGGGGTCATCCCGAACCTCGAGCGGCGCTACCGCGAGACCGACTCGGAGTGGTCGCGCGACAAGATCGAGGAGTTCATGTCGATGCGCCCGTGCCCGGCGTGCAAGGGCTCGCGGCTGCGGCCCGAGTCGCGCGCGGTGCTCGTGGGCGGCTACGCGATCCACGAGTTCTGTGCGCTCTCGGTCAAGCGGGCGCTCGTGTGGCTCGACGAGGTCGAGCTCACCGACACCGAGCGGCACATCGCGCGGCTGATCTTCCGGGAGATCGAGGAGCGGCTGCGGTTCCTCGACAACGTCGGCATCGGCTACCTCTCGATGGACCGGGCGGCGTCGACGCTCTCCGGCGGCGAGGCGCAGCGGATCCGCCTGGCGACGCAGATCGGCTCGGCGCTCGTCGGCGTCCTCTACGTGCTCGACGAGCCGTCGATCGGCCTGCACCAGCGCGACAACACGAAGCTCATCGCCACGCTCGAGCGGCTGCGGGACCTCGGCAACACCGTCCTGGTGGTCGAGCACGACGAGCAGACGATGATCGCCGCCGACCACGTCGTCGACATGGGACCGGGGGCGGGCGAGCACGGCGGGGCGATCATCGCGCAGGGCACAGCCGCCCAGGTCGCGAAGGTGAAGAAGTCGCTGACCGGCCAGTTCCTCGCCGGCACCCGTCGGGTCGAGGTGCCGGCGCAGCGGCGCACGCCCAGCGGGCACCTGGAGATCCGGGGCGCCAAGCAGCACAACCTCCGCGGGGTCGACGTGCGCGTCCCGCTCGGCACGCTCACGTGCGTGACCGGCGTGTCGGGCTCGGGCAAGTCGACGCTCGTCAACGAGGTCCTCTACAAGGCCGTCGCCAACAAGCTGCACCGGGCGCGCAACCGGCCGGGCTCCCACACGGCGGTGCTGGGGCTCGACGCGCTCGACAAGATCATCCAGGTCGACCAGTCGCCGATCGGCCGGACGCCGCGCTCCAACCCGGCGACCTACACGGGCCTCTTCGACGTCATCCGCGACCTGTTCTCCAAGACGCAGGAGGCGCGGGCCCGCGGCTACAAGGCGGGCCGGTTCTCGTTCAACGTCAAGGGCGGCCGCTGCGAGGTCTGCGCCGGTGACGGGCAGATCAAGATCGAGATGCACTTCCTGCCGGACGTGTACGTGCCGTGCGAGCAGTGCCACGGCAAGCGGTACAACAAGGAGACCCTCGACATCCGCTTCAAGGGCAAGTCGATCGCCGACGTGCTCGACATGCCGGTCGAGGAGGCGGTCGTGTTCTTCGAGAACATCCCGAAGATCCGGCGGCGGCTCGAGACCCTCAACGACGTCGGTCTCGGGTACATCCGGCTCGGCCAGCCCGCGACGACGCTGTCGGGTGGCGAGGCGCAGCGCGTCAAGCTCGCGACCGAGCTGTCGAAGATCGGCACCGGCCAGACCCTGTACATCCTCGACGAGCCGACGACCGGCCTGCACTTCGCCGACGTGCAGAAGCTGCTCGAGGTCCTGCACCGCCTCGTCGACCAGGGCAACTCGGTCGTCGTGATCGAGCACAACCTCGACGTGATCAAGACCGCCGACCGGCTGATCGACATGGGGCCCGAGGGCGGGGAGGAGGGCGGCCAGGTCGTCGCCCAGGGCACCCCGGAGGACGTGGCGGCCGAACCGGCCTCGCACACCGGCAGGTTCCTCGCCGAGCTGCTCGACCCCGCCGCGAGCCCCGCGGCCCCGGCCGCCGCCGCGAAGAAGAAGACGAAGCCGGCGCGCCGCAAGCCCGCCGGCGCGGCCGCCTGA